Proteins encoded together in one Triticum dicoccoides isolate Atlit2015 ecotype Zavitan chromosome 7B, WEW_v2.0, whole genome shotgun sequence window:
- the LOC119335899 gene encoding ethylene-responsive transcription factor ERF071-like, which produces MPSRRRETWGYRDVHARPFGGFSAEIWFRGMCLDLDNFNTANEAARAYDAAAWHLRWPHRTMNFPNVLTREWAQELAPLPQLNTDEDRCDNQRWEHRLSITEMDEEAMAVWHQHFPHDIINEREFYAQRAAEREKRRAERAAYREDKCRRKADAQFNMRLGAA; this is translated from the coding sequence ATGCCGTCGCGTCGCcgagaaacttggggataccgcgacgTCCACGCGCGCCCCttcggcggcttctccgccgagatctggtTCCGTGGGATGTGCCTCGACCTCGACAATTtcaacaccgccaacgaggccgctcGCGCGTATGACGCGGCAGCGTggcacctccggtggcctcatagaacaatgaacttccccaacgtgctgaCACGGGAGTGGGCGCAAGAGCTCGCGCCTCTACCTCAGCTTAACACCGACGAGGATCGTTGCGACAACCAAAGGTGGGAGCACCGTCTCAgcatcaccgagatggacgaggaagccatggcagtGTGGCACCAACACTTCCCAcatgacatcatcaacgagcgcgagttctacgcgcaaagggcggcggagagggagaagaggagggcggagcgagccgcctatcgcgaggacaagtgtaggcgaaaagcggacgcgcaattcaacatgaggctaggagcagcg